One Leptospira wolbachii serovar Codice str. CDC genomic region harbors:
- a CDS encoding PAS domain-containing sensor histidine kinase: MGLELTDQRLINTILNQSLNAIAISDLEGNLQYVNSAFVSLWGYHHPDEILGKNAFEFTEDKEKTKLILSEVLSKSEWKGELSAKRKDGSTFDIAVTAYSSKDKQGNTTHLLANFSDQTKTKELEQYAKDREIYFSQILDSITDLVFCKDKNFRVTYVNKACADFYGVTKQKLIGIQDVTYNEEEYTKAYHSEDRKVFETGDTSYVRKEPNLGPDGVTRILETVKNPIHDTNGNVKEIVGVSRDITETQILEDRLQLITEMTSDYIYTAKIVNGEIIAEWSSKELNTTSGYSIEEIGKLGGWFNVILKEDLTNLAERMTKILKGETGVVEYRIRTKSGKIKWLRDYTRPILDETGNLISIIGAAKDITTEKETELKYLLSSQRYQAAMNSALEAIYFLETSKSKDGEIIDFIISDVNKKAEEQLGMKKEELLGKGICQLFPINRENGFFEDYKKVVESKIPIEQEFQVPGNFVAPGYYFHQVIPTNDGIVIQTRDISDRKRMEELLLRTNRLAKVGSFDYDLSQKKITLSLVATEILVQTSKDIDHVDLRFFGTEEFGPILKQKEIHSIETKETFDLECLVCAGSGHEFWIRIIATPKFSETRCVGFYGAIQNIHDEKLVQDSLLDKETLLLAKNRELESLFQVTNKQNERLKEYTYITSHNLRAPIANLISLTAMLKENPSNTELLGLIESSSFQLDQIIRNLNELLNIEKDTKELPKSKISIKESIDAQILLLKNGSNREIEFTNNLPEGMNLLGFQAYFDSIINNILTNAIKYSNADKICKITITYEETKESLKIAIQDNGPGIDIGRHGHKLFKMNFRLRQDIEGKGMGLFLAKHQIESMKGSIEVSSELGKGSIFFLTFPKELF; this comes from the coding sequence ATGGGATTGGAACTTACAGACCAAAGACTGATCAATACAATTTTGAATCAGTCTCTAAATGCCATTGCCATCTCCGATTTAGAGGGGAACCTACAATATGTAAATTCAGCCTTTGTCTCTTTGTGGGGTTATCATCATCCTGATGAAATTCTCGGCAAAAATGCTTTCGAATTCACAGAAGATAAAGAAAAAACAAAACTCATCTTATCCGAGGTTCTTTCCAAATCCGAATGGAAAGGAGAATTGTCTGCAAAAAGAAAAGATGGGTCTACATTCGATATCGCAGTTACTGCTTATAGCTCTAAAGATAAACAAGGAAATACCACCCACCTACTCGCTAATTTTTCAGATCAAACCAAAACCAAAGAACTGGAACAATATGCAAAAGACAGAGAGATTTATTTTTCGCAAATTTTAGATTCTATTACCGATTTAGTCTTTTGTAAGGATAAAAATTTCCGAGTTACCTATGTAAACAAAGCTTGTGCTGATTTTTACGGAGTCACCAAACAAAAATTAATCGGAATTCAAGACGTTACTTACAACGAAGAAGAATATACAAAGGCATATCATTCAGAAGACAGAAAGGTTTTTGAAACTGGGGACACCAGTTATGTAAGAAAAGAGCCAAACCTTGGTCCTGATGGCGTCACGAGGATCCTAGAAACTGTAAAAAATCCAATCCATGATACAAATGGGAACGTCAAAGAAATTGTAGGTGTATCTAGAGACATTACGGAAACTCAAATTTTAGAAGATCGTTTGCAGTTAATCACTGAAATGACATCGGATTATATTTATACAGCTAAGATAGTAAATGGTGAAATTATTGCTGAGTGGAGTTCCAAAGAATTAAATACAACCTCAGGGTATTCAATTGAGGAAATTGGAAAGTTAGGTGGTTGGTTCAACGTAATTCTCAAAGAAGACCTTACAAATCTGGCAGAACGAATGACAAAAATTTTGAAGGGTGAAACGGGAGTGGTTGAATACCGCATTCGGACAAAATCTGGAAAAATCAAATGGTTACGTGACTACACTCGCCCCATTTTGGATGAAACAGGAAATCTCATTTCGATCATCGGTGCGGCCAAGGACATCACTACCGAAAAAGAAACCGAATTAAAATACCTATTGAGTAGCCAAAGGTACCAAGCTGCAATGAATTCTGCTTTGGAAGCCATTTACTTTTTGGAAACATCAAAAAGTAAAGATGGAGAGATTATAGACTTTATCATTTCCGATGTGAACAAAAAAGCAGAAGAACAACTGGGAATGAAAAAAGAAGAACTATTAGGAAAGGGAATTTGCCAACTTTTTCCTATCAATCGGGAAAATGGTTTCTTCGAAGATTATAAAAAAGTCGTAGAATCAAAAATTCCCATCGAGCAGGAATTTCAAGTCCCTGGTAATTTTGTAGCACCAGGTTACTATTTCCACCAAGTCATACCCACTAACGATGGAATTGTGATCCAAACAAGAGACATCTCCGACAGAAAAAGAATGGAAGAGCTCTTACTTCGCACAAACCGCCTCGCAAAAGTGGGGAGTTTTGATTACGACTTAAGTCAAAAAAAAATCACACTTTCTCTCGTCGCTACAGAAATCTTAGTCCAAACTTCCAAAGATATCGATCATGTGGATTTGCGTTTTTTTGGTACGGAAGAATTCGGTCCCATCCTCAAACAAAAAGAAATCCATTCTATCGAAACAAAAGAAACTTTTGATTTAGAGTGTCTTGTCTGTGCTGGATCTGGACATGAGTTTTGGATTCGTATCATTGCCACTCCTAAATTTTCAGAAACCAGATGCGTTGGTTTTTATGGAGCCATCCAAAACATCCATGATGAAAAACTCGTCCAAGATTCATTACTTGATAAAGAAACCTTACTTCTCGCAAAAAATCGCGAACTGGAATCTCTTTTCCAGGTAACGAATAAACAAAATGAAAGACTAAAAGAATATACTTATATTACTTCCCACAACTTACGAGCACCTATTGCCAATCTAATTAGCTTAACAGCAATGTTAAAGGAAAACCCATCCAATACAGAATTACTCGGGCTTATTGAATCCTCTTCTTTCCAACTAGATCAAATCATTCGCAACCTTAACGAACTATTAAATATTGAGAAAGACACAAAAGAACTTCCCAAATCAAAAATTTCTATTAAAGAAAGTATCGATGCACAAATTTTACTCTTAAAAAACGGGTCCAATCGAGAGATAGAATTCACGAACAATCTACCAGAAGGAATGAATCTCTTAGGATTCCAAGCTTACTTTGATAGCATCATAAATAACATTCTTACCAATGCTATCAAATATTCAAACGCAGATAAAATCTGCAAAATTACCATAACCTATGAGGAAACCAAAGAATCCTTAAAGATTGCAATTCAAGACAATGGCCCGGGCATTGACATTGGTCGGCATGGGCATAAATTATTCAAAATGAACTTCCGATTACGCCAAGATATCGAAGGAAAAGGCATGGGATTATTCCTTGCCAAACACCAAATTGAATCCATGAAAGGATCAATTGAAGTTTCGAGCGAACTTGGGAAAGGTTCTATTTTCTTTTTAACCTTTCCCAAAGAATTATTTTGA
- a CDS encoding patatin-like phospholipase family protein, which produces MAKKRALVLSGGGARGAYQAGVLRYLEEIHWKPDIICGTSVGAINACAIGSGMNSSRLSELWLRLNQKNIMRYSVWNMLKGLFRRKYYPLVETYPLKKFIHENLDFTTLNESKTKVIISAVNILTSELKFFENPNLRIEHLLASSAIPMIFPWQIIDGEPYWDGGVMANTPILPALTHEASEIVVVLLSPVGGVQMMEVPETKDEALERLFELYLLGSYRSVEQGLEYRKAVMKGLTPIENFLLGLRTQFKNAKISVIAPKRMLGLVSILNFKKEQAEILLRHGYEDAKEFFNLNPSSK; this is translated from the coding sequence ATGGCAAAAAAAAGAGCACTGGTTTTATCTGGAGGTGGAGCTAGAGGCGCCTACCAAGCAGGTGTTTTGCGGTATTTAGAAGAGATCCATTGGAAACCGGACATCATTTGTGGAACATCGGTTGGTGCGATCAATGCCTGTGCCATTGGTTCGGGAATGAATTCGAGCCGGTTATCGGAATTATGGCTTAGGCTCAATCAAAAAAATATCATGCGTTATTCGGTCTGGAATATGTTAAAGGGACTTTTCCGAAGGAAATACTATCCACTTGTTGAAACCTATCCATTAAAAAAATTCATCCATGAGAACTTAGATTTTACAACCCTCAATGAATCGAAAACAAAAGTCATTATTTCTGCAGTGAACATTTTAACATCGGAGCTAAAGTTTTTCGAAAATCCTAATCTTCGAATCGAACATCTCTTAGCATCGTCTGCCATCCCTATGATCTTTCCTTGGCAGATCATAGATGGTGAACCTTATTGGGATGGAGGAGTGATGGCAAACACGCCAATCCTTCCAGCACTCACTCATGAAGCCTCAGAAATTGTAGTCGTTCTACTTTCGCCTGTTGGGGGAGTGCAGATGATGGAAGTGCCAGAAACAAAAGACGAAGCCTTGGAACGATTGTTTGAATTATACCTTCTTGGCTCCTACAGAAGTGTGGAACAAGGTTTAGAATATAGAAAGGCAGTAATGAAAGGTCTTACACCTATTGAAAATTTTTTACTCGGTCTTAGAACTCAGTTTAAAAATGCAAAAATTTCAGTCATTGCTCCCAAACGAATGTTAGGTCTTGTAAGTATCCTCAATTTCAAAAAGGAACAAGCAGAAATTCTTTTGCGGCATGGTTATGAAGATGCTAAGGAATTTTTTAATTTAAACCCTAGTTCAAAATAA
- a CDS encoding M48 family metalloprotease encodes MRALSHILLFLFLAQSVVAKGNVYVQSTKAKLLSQPKLSADGFPLQIGEVLSPVSEQGLFVQVRAEGKMGWVSKLFVSPLPPGNQIKLGVTSNSSEAVVARQRASDFTKTAAARGLSETQKMRVRGEGELYDFESLRWLESVPYDTQPVIQNVVVEKEESSNILNFLFKKSEFEVLKETKAEVKLGRSLAARLLKKYNLVKDSEFTGYLNGVASRMASVSSRKDLSFRVGIIESPEINAFACPGGYIFLTTGSLKKIQSESELAGIIGHEMGHIVLFHNGEFKQSNEFLDILSSLLAPPGTEVVNAATSTILDEMEKQLFETGRDMKLELEADEAAVALTSQVGYSPVGLSSYLNTLSKSENTDSFKKTHPDTTIRIAKLVFFETSISSDNSSNAKERWSEFKAKLKP; translated from the coding sequence ATGAGAGCACTATCTCACATCCTTTTGTTTCTTTTTTTAGCACAATCAGTTGTGGCCAAGGGCAATGTATACGTACAAAGCACAAAGGCAAAACTTCTTTCCCAACCCAAACTCAGTGCCGATGGTTTTCCCCTGCAAATAGGAGAAGTACTATCTCCTGTCAGTGAACAGGGACTCTTTGTTCAGGTAAGAGCAGAGGGAAAAATGGGTTGGGTCTCCAAACTATTTGTATCTCCTCTCCCGCCTGGAAACCAAATCAAACTAGGTGTTACATCCAATTCGTCGGAAGCAGTAGTGGCGAGACAAAGAGCCTCCGATTTTACAAAAACAGCCGCCGCCAGGGGGCTTTCAGAAACACAAAAAATGCGAGTTCGTGGCGAAGGTGAGTTGTATGACTTCGAATCTCTTCGTTGGCTTGAGTCGGTTCCTTATGATACACAACCTGTAATTCAAAATGTGGTTGTTGAAAAAGAAGAAAGTTCGAATATTCTGAATTTCTTATTTAAGAAATCTGAATTTGAGGTTTTGAAAGAAACTAAAGCAGAAGTAAAACTGGGCCGATCTCTCGCAGCCAGATTGTTAAAAAAATACAATTTAGTTAAGGATTCCGAGTTTACGGGGTATTTAAATGGAGTCGCTTCGAGAATGGCATCTGTCTCTTCTAGAAAAGATTTAAGTTTTCGTGTCGGTATCATCGAATCACCAGAAATCAACGCATTTGCTTGTCCTGGAGGGTATATATTTTTAACCACAGGAAGTCTTAAGAAAATCCAATCGGAATCAGAACTTGCCGGAATTATTGGACATGAAATGGGACACATTGTACTCTTTCACAATGGAGAATTCAAACAATCAAATGAATTCTTAGATATTCTATCTAGTCTTTTAGCACCACCTGGCACAGAGGTTGTGAATGCAGCTACCTCTACCATTTTAGATGAAATGGAAAAACAATTATTTGAAACAGGGCGAGATATGAAATTAGAATTGGAAGCTGATGAAGCAGCTGTCGCCTTAACAAGCCAAGTTGGATATTCCCCTGTGGGTCTTTCTAGTTATTTAAACACATTGTCCAAATCTGAAAATACAGATTCATTCAAAAAAACGCATCCAGATACAACCATTCGCATCGCTAAATTGGTATTTTTTGAGACTTCTATTTCGTCTGACAATTCATCCAACGCAAAAGAACGTTGGAGTGAATTCAAAGCCAAGTTAAAACCATGA
- a CDS encoding C40 family peptidase, which produces MFAFRKISLPFLVFSLLLFVKNSVSAQNLDSLVASVYNKQETLLIRNEIRKRLGDRANESSVKEIVQSLRVWAAFESMPAPEFAEEVERFVILSDYGFRWEETEELIPYFITTKPNKKDIPYLGKFFKEMALSKLPDETVSDILRIAKTKQWSGASVLVAGRLVVLSRKKEEDPNVTIKRLESILPKQIQNLTEEKRTKFFADWFSSEKAKIDEKHWETVKSDTIPLLSLATSKENFQKSERRTEIVWNEQGDWITKERPKLDPNLIFLEEQNISAPTSNGEKDKRKLVDPVGRQWIGTPYLYGGYSRRGVDCSGLTKSILTDQKIGMSERMIPRSARDQSQIGKSVTRDKQQIGNLVFFSASPNTSKITHVGMILENGNFIHASTSRGVVIQSLNEKWWKERYVTGRDIFSGGR; this is translated from the coding sequence ATGTTTGCCTTTCGTAAAATTTCACTGCCATTTTTAGTTTTTTCTCTCTTATTGTTTGTCAAAAATTCTGTTTCTGCGCAAAACTTAGATTCGTTAGTTGCTTCTGTTTATAATAAACAAGAAACACTTCTTATCCGAAATGAAATTCGAAAACGTTTGGGGGATCGGGCCAATGAAAGTTCGGTCAAAGAGATTGTGCAGTCACTTCGTGTTTGGGCTGCTTTTGAGTCTATGCCGGCTCCTGAGTTTGCAGAGGAGGTCGAAAGATTTGTGATCCTCTCAGATTATGGATTCAGATGGGAAGAAACGGAAGAATTAATTCCTTATTTTATCACGACAAAACCTAACAAAAAGGACATCCCCTATTTAGGTAAGTTCTTTAAGGAAATGGCTCTATCCAAATTACCAGACGAAACGGTTTCTGATATTTTACGAATTGCAAAAACCAAACAATGGAGTGGTGCTTCTGTTCTTGTTGCTGGACGGTTGGTTGTTTTATCTAGAAAAAAAGAAGAGGATCCGAATGTAACAATCAAACGTTTAGAATCTATTTTACCCAAACAAATCCAAAACCTAACAGAAGAAAAACGGACTAAGTTTTTCGCTGATTGGTTTTCCAGTGAAAAAGCAAAAATTGACGAAAAACATTGGGAAACAGTGAAATCCGATACCATTCCTTTGTTGTCTCTTGCCACATCCAAGGAGAACTTTCAAAAATCCGAAAGACGCACCGAAATTGTGTGGAATGAACAAGGAGACTGGATTACGAAAGAAAGACCCAAATTGGACCCTAACTTGATTTTTTTAGAAGAACAAAATATATCAGCTCCTACAAGTAATGGAGAAAAGGATAAACGAAAGTTAGTGGATCCTGTAGGTCGTCAGTGGATAGGAACTCCCTATCTTTATGGCGGTTATTCTAGGCGTGGAGTGGATTGTTCTGGCCTTACCAAATCAATTCTGACGGATCAAAAAATTGGAATGAGCGAACGGATGATCCCAAGATCTGCCAGAGACCAATCACAAATTGGTAAATCTGTAACTCGTGATAAACAACAAATTGGAAATTTGGTATTCTTCTCTGCCTCACCAAACACAAGTAAAATTACACATGTGGGAATGATATTAGAGAATGGAAATTTTATCCATGCATCGACTAGCCGTGGAGTTGTGATCCAATCCTTAAATGAAAAGTGGTGGAAGGAAAGGTATGTGACGGGTCGGGATATTTTTTCGGGAGGGAGATAG
- a CDS encoding adenylate/guanylate cyclase domain-containing protein: MKQRKLLFPFFLMVLVPGLLLGLLSIFGFSQTLNRKLSDSFFHLLPSHHTFSKDIVIIDIDEQSIAKYADHPELGQWPWKRNIYPTLISYTKLITTPKITIIDILFTERSDYDEALVAANINLGEISHAANFRDGGIVIERKDEEDLSQKFNVPLPADIPFPRYENASFPIGEVGKTAPMIHVVNVIPDNDGILRRFAPFIRWKNKHFPTLAVQAFVLGGEYQTEWKDSRFWIQNNEVKREVPLGKDGLVRAYFYTEKELRNIPRYSAAGIIESLNQLNSSEVEDPEKLLVPPSIFENKIVLIGTSAAATHDDVVTPHGLFPGVIGQAVFASNLIEGHLLRELPEIYGIGFTLVILVIGVLVLFINQWHLLKNLYPILAISLFVGLFYSLYRMDVVLASSSFVVAFPISYLLGFAYLTYTEGKEKRKFNSILRNLVDPGVVSEALEDMESLKKGGEWEITAFFSDVAGFSSISEELSASDLARLLNEYLSAMTKILKSNSGTLDKYIGDAIVGIFGAPIQNHEHPRLACKTALEMLAELEVLRAQWIEKKDYTETARNMAFRIGLNCGPAKVGFMGTDSLASYTMMGDTVNLAARLEAAAKDYGVSILVSESIESVCKKEFHFRFLDWIRVKGKEAPVKIYSLVCLVSELSVQVIDAERMYEEGFQFYLNRNWEKAIDSFEKVSEIYGYEDVTSKLLIDRCKSLFKNPPTSGWDGVFTRTSK; the protein is encoded by the coding sequence ATGAAACAACGAAAATTACTTTTCCCTTTTTTTCTAATGGTTCTCGTACCTGGACTACTTTTAGGTTTGTTATCTATATTCGGTTTTTCTCAAACACTAAATCGAAAATTATCCGACTCTTTTTTCCATTTGCTTCCCTCCCATCATACCTTTTCCAAAGACATTGTCATCATTGATATTGATGAACAGAGTATCGCAAAATACGCAGATCATCCAGAGCTTGGTCAGTGGCCTTGGAAACGAAACATTTATCCCACACTCATCAGTTATACCAAACTCATCACAACTCCGAAAATTACTATTATTGATATTTTGTTCACGGAAAGATCTGATTATGATGAGGCTTTAGTAGCTGCTAATATTAACTTAGGTGAAATCTCTCATGCGGCAAATTTTCGAGATGGAGGGATAGTCATAGAAAGAAAGGATGAGGAAGACCTGAGCCAAAAGTTCAATGTTCCTTTACCTGCGGATATACCTTTCCCTCGATATGAAAATGCTTCCTTTCCTATTGGCGAAGTAGGGAAAACTGCTCCCATGATCCATGTAGTCAATGTCATTCCAGATAATGACGGAATCCTTCGTCGTTTTGCACCATTCATTCGTTGGAAAAATAAACATTTTCCTACGCTCGCCGTACAAGCGTTTGTTTTGGGTGGAGAATATCAAACAGAATGGAAAGATAGTAGATTTTGGATTCAAAATAACGAAGTAAAAAGGGAAGTTCCCTTAGGTAAAGATGGTCTCGTTCGTGCCTATTTTTATACAGAAAAAGAATTACGAAACATTCCTCGTTATTCAGCAGCTGGTATCATTGAATCTTTAAATCAGTTGAATTCAAGTGAAGTAGAAGATCCGGAAAAACTTCTAGTACCACCTTCCATTTTCGAAAATAAAATTGTTTTAATAGGAACTTCTGCTGCAGCCACTCATGATGATGTGGTTACACCGCATGGGCTTTTTCCTGGAGTCATAGGGCAGGCAGTGTTTGCTTCGAATTTGATTGAAGGACATTTGTTACGCGAACTCCCCGAAATCTATGGAATAGGCTTTACTTTAGTGATTCTTGTCATTGGAGTCCTTGTCCTCTTTATCAACCAGTGGCATCTTTTGAAAAATCTGTATCCAATTCTCGCCATATCTCTGTTCGTTGGCCTGTTTTATTCTCTCTATCGAATGGATGTGGTATTAGCAAGTTCTTCATTCGTGGTAGCCTTCCCTATTTCTTATTTATTGGGATTTGCCTATCTTACTTATACAGAAGGAAAAGAAAAAAGAAAGTTCAATAGTATCTTACGCAATCTAGTTGATCCAGGTGTCGTGAGTGAAGCTCTCGAGGATATGGAATCCTTAAAAAAAGGGGGAGAGTGGGAGATCACAGCCTTCTTTTCCGACGTAGCTGGGTTTTCTTCCATCAGTGAAGAACTTAGTGCAAGTGATCTTGCGCGGTTACTGAACGAATACCTTTCTGCAATGACAAAAATTCTCAAATCCAATTCAGGCACTTTGGATAAATATATTGGAGATGCTATTGTGGGAATTTTTGGTGCGCCCATTCAAAATCATGAGCACCCTAGGCTTGCCTGCAAAACGGCTTTAGAGATGCTTGCTGAGTTGGAAGTTCTTAGAGCCCAATGGATAGAAAAAAAGGATTATACGGAAACCGCCAGAAATATGGCCTTTCGTATTGGACTCAACTGCGGACCAGCTAAGGTTGGTTTTATGGGAACAGATAGTTTGGCATCCTACACAATGATGGGAGACACAGTCAACTTGGCAGCACGATTGGAAGCTGCAGCTAAGGATTATGGTGTTTCTATCCTTGTTTCAGAAAGTATTGAATCTGTTTGTAAAAAGGAATTTCACTTTCGATTTTTAGATTGGATTCGCGTTAAAGGTAAAGAAGCTCCTGTTAAAATTTATAGTTTGGTTTGTTTAGTTTCAGAGTTGTCTGTGCAAGTAATAGATGCGGAAAGAATGTATGAAGAAGGTTTCCAATTTTACCTAAATAGAAATTGGGAGAAAGCCATAGATTCTTTCGAGAAGGTATCGGAGATTTATGGATACGAAGATGTGACAAGTAAACTCCTCATCGATCGTTGTAAGTCTCTTTTTAAGAATCCACCAACTTCTGGTTGGGATGGTGTTTTTACGAGAACATCAAAATAG
- a CDS encoding OmpP1/FadL family transporter yields MPENKQIRNSFLLLISFLFPSISFASEPFHNIQGFYGERAAGLGGAFTAIADDPSGAYYNPAGLGFTYNDRISISASNFKDVKRSYINIDTPGQIYSQTHQGFDPNFIGLLKNFDRWKFAFSIVNTYNYSYNRVDQVNYPLISPTINSTRNYTKERYNQLLVGPSAAYLLSDKLSIGATLYYMNDTKEVSRTQFQQFSDLSYVMRSYVDNRKTSGIMPVIGIQYQPIQKVSLGMSYRRIFVMGGNRLYNEVYADSTRRSGTSAIDFIEGTGDSASAIEAGVLTHRPKLTTSIPQTSELRFGIAFFPTSRFLASFDMIHTTGYKSKRNQDEFSSFGRKVTYTINDTEVRELTRASTTNFAAGMEYYLADTFSVLAGIYTNEPNTKPISWTESAVDLYLQNTYGNQVQANSGDTSLIYKVARSGTNPRNEYSRNKGLSLGFSWVTSKSSISVTYIREVGYGNSRIDPNSLAQSFEYSAHSIYLMVSSRN; encoded by the coding sequence ATGCCAGAAAATAAACAAATTAGAAATTCATTTCTCCTTCTTATCTCATTCCTTTTTCCAAGTATTTCTTTTGCTTCGGAGCCATTCCATAACATCCAAGGATTTTATGGAGAAAGGGCAGCTGGTCTCGGTGGTGCCTTTACTGCGATTGCTGATGACCCGTCAGGCGCTTATTACAATCCGGCAGGACTTGGATTTACTTATAACGATAGAATTTCCATCTCTGCTAGCAACTTCAAAGATGTAAAACGTAGTTATATCAATATAGACACACCAGGTCAAATTTATAGCCAAACACACCAAGGGTTTGATCCCAACTTTATCGGTTTGTTAAAAAACTTTGATCGTTGGAAATTTGCCTTCTCCATCGTAAACACATACAATTACTCTTATAACCGAGTGGACCAAGTCAATTATCCTTTGATATCTCCCACGATCAACTCCACAAGAAATTACACAAAAGAAAGATACAACCAACTCCTAGTGGGACCGAGCGCCGCCTACCTACTCTCTGACAAACTATCAATCGGAGCCACTCTCTATTATATGAATGATACAAAGGAAGTATCAAGAACCCAGTTTCAACAGTTCTCTGACCTAAGTTATGTAATGCGCTCCTATGTAGACAACCGTAAAACCTCTGGGATCATGCCAGTAATCGGGATCCAATACCAACCTATCCAAAAAGTTTCCCTCGGAATGAGTTACAGGCGAATCTTTGTTATGGGTGGAAATAGGCTTTATAACGAAGTGTATGCGGACTCTACAAGAAGATCAGGAACTTCTGCCATTGACTTTATTGAAGGGACGGGTGATAGTGCATCTGCTATTGAAGCGGGAGTCCTAACACATAGGCCTAAATTAACCACCTCCATTCCTCAAACATCAGAGTTAAGGTTTGGCATTGCCTTCTTTCCGACTTCGAGATTTTTAGCATCTTTTGATATGATCCATACAACTGGATACAAATCGAAAAGGAACCAAGATGAATTCAGCTCCTTTGGACGAAAAGTCACATATACTATCAATGACACCGAAGTCAGAGAACTAACAAGAGCTTCAACAACCAATTTTGCTGCAGGAATGGAATATTACCTTGCCGACACATTCTCAGTGTTAGCCGGTATATACACAAACGAACCGAATACAAAACCAATTTCATGGACCGAATCAGCTGTAGATTTATATCTACAAAACACATACGGAAACCAAGTGCAGGCAAATTCAGGTGATACAAGTTTGATTTACAAAGTAGCAAGGTCTGGAACCAATCCAAGAAATGAATATTCGAGAAATAAAGGATTAAGTTTAGGTTTTTCTTGGGTCACATCCAAATCGTCTATTTCTGTTACTTATATTCGAGAAGTGGGATACGGAAACTCACGTATCGACCCAAACTCTTTGGCTCAATCCTTTGAATATAGTGCGCACTCTATTTATCTAATGGTCAGTTCCAGAAATTAA